The following DNA comes from bacterium.
ACATGTTCGGATTCGAGAACGGCAGTTGGAAAGAATGGACGACATTCGACGGCACTGAGGTGCTCGTTCCGGGGCTCTTCAATACCGAGCCCGATGAAAACGGCGATATTCCGATGTATGCCGAAGGGAATAAATCATATCAGCCTGCCGCGAAAATGCCCAACGGCGGGTTCTATTTCGACAGCACGGTTCGCCAGCGTCCCATCGATGACAGCAGGCTCGATGTCGAAGACAACCTCGAGGAATTCGGCGTATATTCCGAGGAGGAGCTCGCCCATCTCGAAAAGCAGTCCGAATGGCTCTATACCAACACGAACCGTGCGATTGTCTACAGCATGGGCGGGACATCGTTCGGTGATATCGCCTTCGTTCCCGGGCCGATGCTCAAGGACCCTAAGGGAATCCGCGCTGTGGAGGAATGGTATGTCTCGACCGTTCTCAGGAAGGACTATGTCCGCGAGATATTCGACCGTCAGTGTGAAATCGGTCTCGGGAACCTCGAGCTTGTCAGGGAAGCGGTTGGCGACCGTATCGATGTCATCTTCATCACCGGAACCGATTTCGGAACCCAGCGCGGGCCGTTCATCTCCCCGGACGCCTACCGTGACCTGTTCCAGCCCGTTCACCGCCGTGTATGCGACTGGGTACATGCAAACACGCCATGGAAGGTGTTCATCCACTCGTGCGGCGGGATACGGCCGCTTATCGACGATATCGTCGATGCGGGATTCGATGTTCTCAATCCCGTTCAGTGCTCGGCGGAGGGGATGGAAGCCGGTTCCCTGAAAAAAGACTTCGGTGACAGGATCACATTCTGGGGCGGCGGCGTCGACACGCAGAAAACGCTCCCGTTCGGTACCCCCGAAGAGGTGTACGCCGAGGTGAGCGAACGTATCCGTATCTTCAACAAAGGCGGGGGATTCATATTCAATGCCATTCACAATATCCAGACCGGCACCCCTGTCGAGAACTGTTTGGCCATGGTCGATGCGATCAGGGATTCGTTCTCATCCTGACCGGAAAGTGACGGGCAGATAACCAAATGGGAACTGTTCATGGATACCGGGAGTAAAAAGAAAAAGAACTTTTCCCTTACACGAGCGACATGGCTTACTCCAGATGAGGTGGTGGAACAGTATGAAAAAAGTGCAGATAACGGCATGTATGGTATTCATGCTTTTTTTGAGTGTGTGTGTTCATGCACAGACATCCGGGCTTAACGACAGGGAGCCGACCGTAAGCGAAATGGAGGCTCCGCTCTATCCCGGTGCGGTCTTTATCCGGACTGTTTCTGGTCTCAATCCCTATTATGAAACGGCGATGTATGTGACCATCGATCCCCTGCGAACGGTGGAGAACTATTTCGAGCGGAAAATGCCCGAAAAACGGAAATCGTTCTATTCCCCCGACAACACGATGTTCATGACGATCTTTCTTTTGAAAACATGGTCGCAGTTCCCCGGAAACCCGACAAAGGAAGACCTCTCGAAGCTTGAACAGGAACCGAGTATCCAGATGTATGAGTATGACCGTGACTCTTACGAAACGCTCGCCGAATTCTATGACCGAAAACCCGAGGACAAACCGAAGGCGGAAGCATTGAGAACAGGGCGAACCCTCATACTCTATACGTACAAGAGAACGGAAGAGTACAAGAGCGAAACGAAAATCAGAGGCACATGGATTTCGACCGACCGTGACCTCCTGACCTTTTACAAGAGCACGCTGATATTCGACGACAAGGGAGAGTATACATTCACGTTCACACCCGGGAACATCGAGGAACTCGTAAAATCGCTGAGCACCCGGGAAAAATTCAAGGGCAAGAGCACCGAAGAAATTGTAAAGATTATTGAGAGCTGCAACCCGGAAAAGGGTACCTATGTTATCATGAGAAACACCATTACCCTCGTTTCCCGGAATCCCGTGATGGAGCCTGAAACCAAAAACGGCATTGCCTTTGTGGGTTCGGCCGTACTCTCGCTCGATTTTATCGGAATGCCGCGCCTCTCGTTCATACGGATAGAGCAGAAATAGAATTGTGCTTCATTACGGAGGAATCATGAAGGGTATCACAGCTTTGATCTGCATCGGTATCGTTTGTATGTCGCTCACTTCCGATGCAGCGGAAAAACCACGCTATACGGTGTATCGAACGACTGGCGGGATCACCATCGACGGCGCTCTCGACGAGGCTGACTGGAAAGCCGCACCGGCGTTCAGTCCCTTTGTGTTTCCCTGGTGGACCGAAGGAGAAAAGGAGCAGACCGAGGTCAGGATGCTCTGGGACGACACATTCCTCTATATTACCTACACATGCAGCGACAAGCATATCTGGGCCGACCATTTCGATACGAACTCACAGACTTTCATGGATGACTGCGTCGAGATGTTCTGGAATCCGAATCCCGCGGCGGGACTTGCGTACAACATGTTCGAGATGAACTGCCTCGGCAATCTCCTCAGTGTCTGCAACGACCGTAAGATAAGCATTCATGACAACAGGATTCTGCCGCCTCATATGAGCCAGAGCATTCGGGGCACGGTCAACGATGACAGTGATACCGATACCAGCTGGACTCTCGAAATCGCCGTCCGTTTCTCCGATTACACCAAGCTTTCGAGCGGGGCGACACCAAAAGACGGCGAAATGTGGGAGATCGGTCTCAACCGCTGCGGAGGAAAGATCAATCCGCAGAACAGCCAGTGGAGCCAGTCACAGACGCCGACGCATAATTTTCACAGGCCCGAGGATTTCGGCCAGATATTTTTCAGCACGAAAAAAGTACGGAAATGAACGATAACCGGCCGCTTGATCGGACTCACCGCTGTGATGCCGATGAGTATTTTCTCTGATTCCTATTTAGTATTCGATGAATACCGTTTTCAACGGTACGGAGGCACAATGAAAACCCTTGCAGTCTGTTTCTTGGCATGTGCATTTCTTACGGCGATCCCGGCCTTTGCGGAACAGCCGGAATACACGGTCTTTCGAACGACCGACGGCATCACCATTAACGGCATCCTCGACGAGGCCGACTGGGCTGCAGCGCCATCGGTCGGCGATTTTCAGTTTCCCTGGTGGACCGCGGGCGAGAAGGAGCAGACCGAGGCAAAAATGCTCTGGGACGGCACCTTCCTTTACCTTTCGTTCAAATGCAGCGACAAACACATCTGGGCCGACCATTACGATACGAATTCGGCGACCTGCCTGGACGACTGCGCGGAGATATTCTGGAACCCGAATCCGTCTGCGGGCAAAGGATACAACATGTTCGAGATGAGCTGCATCGGGAACCTCCTCAGCGTATGCAACGATCTCAAGAAGCCCATCCTCGAAAATAAAATCCTGCCGCCTCACATGGCCCAGACGATCAGGGGCTCGGTCAATAACGACAGCGACGAAGACACCGGCTGGATACTCGAGATAGCAATCCGTTTCGAGGATTACACGAAGCTTTCGTCC
Coding sequences within:
- a CDS encoding carbohydrate-binding family 9-like protein yields the protein MKGITALICIGIVCMSLTSDAAEKPRYTVYRTTGGITIDGALDEADWKAAPAFSPFVFPWWTEGEKEQTEVRMLWDDTFLYITYTCSDKHIWADHFDTNSQTFMDDCVEMFWNPNPAAGLAYNMFEMNCLGNLLSVCNDRKISIHDNRILPPHMSQSIRGTVNDDSDTDTSWTLEIAVRFSDYTKLSSGATPKDGEMWEIGLNRCGGKINPQNSQWSQSQTPTHNFHRPEDFGQIFFSTKKVRK
- a CDS encoding carbohydrate-binding family 9-like protein; this translates as MKTLAVCFLACAFLTAIPAFAEQPEYTVFRTTDGITINGILDEADWAAAPSVGDFQFPWWTAGEKEQTEAKMLWDGTFLYLSFKCSDKHIWADHYDTNSATCLDDCAEIFWNPNPSAGKGYNMFEMSCIGNLLSVCNDLKKPILENKILPPHMAQTIRGSVNNDSDEDTGWILEIAIRFEDYTKLSSGATPKDGDMWRVGLNRCGGKTNEQFSQWSPSMTEKPNFHAPDDFGKIVFSMKKVR
- a CDS encoding uroporphyrinogen decarboxylase family protein codes for the protein MTPRERVRAALNHEQPDRVPVDFGSTMVSGISASVVSKVRKSLGLDGPHDRVKVIEPYQMLGEIDEDLREKLFIDCAGLFGTKNMFGFENGSWKEWTTFDGTEVLVPGLFNTEPDENGDIPMYAEGNKSYQPAAKMPNGGFYFDSTVRQRPIDDSRLDVEDNLEEFGVYSEEELAHLEKQSEWLYTNTNRAIVYSMGGTSFGDIAFVPGPMLKDPKGIRAVEEWYVSTVLRKDYVREIFDRQCEIGLGNLELVREAVGDRIDVIFITGTDFGTQRGPFISPDAYRDLFQPVHRRVCDWVHANTPWKVFIHSCGGIRPLIDDIVDAGFDVLNPVQCSAEGMEAGSLKKDFGDRITFWGGGVDTQKTLPFGTPEEVYAEVSERIRIFNKGGGFIFNAIHNIQTGTPVENCLAMVDAIRDSFSS